In the genome of Candidatus Poribacteria bacterium, one region contains:
- the ilvC gene encoding ketol-acid reductoisomerase — translation MATIYYDSDANFDLLKERTVAVVGYGAQGRAQSLNLKDSGANVVVGLYEGSRSKARAEAEGLTVKTVEEAAAMADIVQILIPDERHAAVYRDQIAPNMESGNMLLVSHGFSVHFGQIVPASDIDVAMIAPKGPGSLVREVFEGGGGVPCLIAIHQDTTGLARDVALAYARGIGGTRAGVIETTFREETETDLFGEQAVLCGGTAALIKAAFDTLVEAGYQPEMAYFECLHELKLIVDLIYTGGLSKMRNDVSNTAEYGDLTRGPQVIDDSVREKMRQILKDVQGGVFAREWVLENEANQPVLGALRRQEEELQIEEVGKNLRSMMSWLDE, via the coding sequence ATGGCAACGATTTATTACGATAGTGATGCCAATTTTGATTTATTGAAAGAGCGCACTGTCGCTGTAGTTGGTTATGGCGCGCAAGGACGCGCGCAATCCCTAAACCTCAAAGACAGCGGAGCAAACGTTGTCGTCGGATTATACGAAGGCAGCCGCTCAAAAGCGCGAGCGGAAGCCGAAGGCTTGACCGTCAAAACCGTTGAAGAAGCCGCCGCAATGGCAGACATCGTTCAGATTCTCATCCCTGATGAGCGACATGCAGCCGTCTATCGCGATCAGATTGCTCCGAACATGGAATCGGGAAATATGCTCCTCGTCTCACACGGGTTCAGCGTCCATTTTGGACAGATTGTACCTGCCAGTGACATCGATGTCGCAATGATTGCCCCAAAGGGACCTGGATCCCTTGTCCGCGAGGTATTTGAAGGCGGTGGTGGCGTGCCGTGTCTCATCGCTATACATCAAGATACCACAGGTCTCGCACGCGATGTCGCACTCGCGTATGCAAGAGGCATCGGCGGCACACGTGCGGGTGTCATCGAAACCACGTTCCGTGAGGAAACCGAAACCGATCTCTTCGGTGAGCAAGCTGTCCTGTGCGGTGGAACCGCCGCACTCATCAAAGCCGCTTTTGATACACTCGTTGAAGCGGGTTACCAGCCTGAGATGGCTTATTTTGAATGTTTGCACGAATTGAAACTGATTGTAGACCTAATCTACACAGGTGGATTGAGCAAGATGCGGAACGATGTCAGCAACACCGCCGAATACGGCGACCTGACACGCGGTCCCCAGGTTATTGATGATAGCGTCCGGGAAAAGATGCGCCAAATCTTGAAGGACGTTCAAGGTGGTGTCTTCGCACGTGAGTGGGTCTTGGAGAATGAAGCGAATCAACCCGTACTCGGTGCACTTCGCCGACAAGAAGAGGAATTGCAGATTGAGGAGGTCGGCAAAAATCTGCGCAGCATGATGAGCTGGCTTGACGAGTAG
- the ilvN gene encoding acetolactate synthase small subunit has product MNSEERHIFSVLVENRFGVLARVAGLFSGRGFNIDSLNVAETHDRSISQITLVTHGDAQIIEQIYHHLNRLIDVIEVTDLSTDTHVERELVLIKIATDDPQKRTEILQVAEVFRGRVIDMKPASLVLEITGDEGKLKAAIDIFNTYGILELARTGKIAMLRGSEF; this is encoded by the coding sequence ATGAATTCAGAAGAACGACATATTTTTTCCGTTTTGGTCGAAAACCGATTTGGAGTCCTCGCACGTGTTGCAGGCCTCTTCAGTGGGCGGGGCTTTAACATCGACAGTCTCAATGTCGCCGAGACCCATGACAGGAGCATTTCGCAGATAACCCTTGTCACGCACGGCGATGCCCAAATTATTGAACAGATTTACCATCATCTCAACAGACTTATTGACGTTATTGAGGTAACAGACCTATCCACCGACACCCATGTTGAGCGAGAACTTGTCCTCATCAAGATTGCTACCGATGATCCTCAAAAACGCACCGAGATTCTACAAGTCGCGGAAGTTTTCCGGGGTCGGGTTATTGATATGAAACCCGCTTCACTTGTCCTTGAAATTACAGGTGATGAGGGTAAATTGAAAGCAGCGATTGATATTTTCAATACATACGGTATCCTTGAGTTAGCACGCACCGGTAAAATAGCGATGCTCCGTGGCTCCGAATTTTAA
- the ilvB gene encoding biosynthetic-type acetolactate synthase large subunit: MELSGAQILVDSLKREGVEYIFGVNGGAAMPIEIKLIPMRHEQGASHAADGYARVTGDVGVALATSGPGATNLVTGIATAYMDSIPMVAITGQVFTHYIGSDAFQECDIIGVTRPVCKHSYLIKNSDEVADVVAEAFHIAKTGKPGPVVIDIAKDAQMHEALFQYPETVDIRSYKPQVDGDPAQIAKAAALIKEAKRPMLYAGGGVVLANATEELRQLTLKTQIPITVTLMGLGAFPETHPLAMEMPGMHGSCCANYAFTDADLVIAIGARFDDRVTGDLTKFAPNAKKIHIDIDASCIGKNVPVDVPIVGDAKNVLTELNKQVGIADIDPWRDQIQEWKQKYPFEYEQKADKVMPQYVIEQIYEHFSDSIVVADVGQHQMWAAQYFKFTEPRQWLNSGGLGTMGFSLPAAIGAQLGCPDKTVVNINGDGSYIMTIQELVPAVTMKLPLKIFIINNMYLGMVRQWQELFHGKRYSAVDYHDNPDFALLAQAFGATGLRVEHTEDVVPALQKAQGITDGPVVIDFIVDEEENVFPMVPAGAGLGDVIRGLS, translated from the coding sequence ATGGAACTTTCAGGAGCGCAAATCCTTGTTGACAGTCTCAAACGGGAAGGTGTCGAATATATTTTTGGTGTGAACGGTGGCGCGGCGATGCCGATTGAAATCAAATTGATTCCGATGCGGCATGAACAAGGGGCTTCCCATGCCGCCGATGGCTACGCACGCGTCACTGGGGACGTCGGGGTCGCACTCGCAACCTCTGGTCCCGGCGCAACGAATCTCGTAACCGGTATCGCAACCGCCTATATGGATTCGATTCCAATGGTCGCGATCACCGGACAGGTGTTCACCCACTATATCGGCAGCGATGCCTTCCAAGAATGCGATATTATCGGTGTAACGCGTCCGGTCTGTAAGCATAGTTATCTCATCAAAAATAGCGACGAGGTCGCAGATGTCGTCGCTGAGGCGTTTCACATCGCGAAGACGGGGAAACCTGGTCCCGTCGTTATTGACATCGCTAAAGATGCCCAGATGCATGAAGCACTGTTTCAATATCCAGAAACGGTGGACATCCGCAGTTACAAACCGCAAGTTGACGGCGATCCAGCGCAAATTGCTAAGGCAGCGGCACTGATTAAGGAAGCAAAACGCCCGATGCTGTATGCCGGTGGCGGTGTCGTACTCGCCAATGCCACTGAAGAACTGCGACAACTCACGCTCAAAACCCAGATCCCGATTACTGTTACATTGATGGGGCTTGGTGCATTCCCCGAAACACATCCTTTGGCGATGGAAATGCCCGGAATGCATGGATCTTGCTGCGCAAATTACGCGTTTACTGATGCAGACCTTGTTATTGCTATCGGTGCAAGGTTCGATGACCGCGTTACGGGGGATCTCACTAAATTCGCACCGAACGCGAAGAAAATCCACATTGATATCGACGCGTCGTGTATCGGGAAAAATGTCCCAGTAGACGTTCCTATCGTTGGTGACGCAAAAAATGTCCTGACCGAACTGAATAAACAGGTCGGCATAGCGGATATCGACCCGTGGCGCGATCAGATTCAGGAATGGAAGCAGAAGTACCCATTTGAATACGAGCAAAAAGCCGATAAAGTGATGCCGCAATACGTCATTGAGCAGATTTATGAACATTTCAGTGATTCGATTGTTGTGGCGGATGTCGGACAGCACCAGATGTGGGCAGCGCAATACTTCAAATTCACCGAACCCCGGCAGTGGCTCAACTCCGGCGGTCTCGGGACGATGGGCTTCAGTCTCCCCGCCGCAATCGGTGCGCAACTTGGATGTCCGGACAAAACCGTCGTCAACATCAACGGCGATGGCTCCTATATCATGACGATCCAAGAATTGGTGCCTGCGGTTACCATGAAGCTGCCACTCAAGATTTTCATTATCAACAATATGTACTTGGGAATGGTCCGCCAATGGCAGGAATTGTTCCACGGCAAACGCTATTCCGCTGTCGATTATCACGATAATCCAGATTTCGCCTTACTCGCACAAGCATTCGGTGCCACAGGCTTAAGGGTTGAACACACCGAAGATGTTGTGCCGGCACTCCAGAAAGCACAAGGGATTACCGATGGTCCCGTCGTCATTGACTTCATTGTTGATGAAGAAGAGAATGTGTTCCCGATGGTGCCAGCGGGAGCTGGACTCGGAGATGTTATCCGCGGGTTATCTTAG